A region of the Vigna unguiculata cultivar IT97K-499-35 chromosome 9, ASM411807v1, whole genome shotgun sequence genome:
AGGGGAGTGAAAAGTTTTGGAGTGTAGGTGGGAAAACTACAGAGAGAATTTAGAAGGGAGATTGTGTTGAAGAGGGTGGTTGAAAAAGTAGAGTAGTAGAACAGAATGGATTTGTAGGTTAGCGAAAAGTAGCTAGTTTGTGGTTTTGGAAGATAGGAACCAGTTGATGAAGTTTGGCAGAGTAGCTTGGTCTGCTCTGTAGTGGTTTTGCGTGAAATGAAGGAAATGTGACCAAGTAAAATCTGGATAGTGTTTCGTCCCATCCATGCTAACAACTTCATCTGGGGCTCTCAACACCTTGTCTTCTTTGGGGCACAGAAAGAACGCCAACGACTTCCTCTCCTTGTACTTGTTCACCACTGCCCTATGCACGCAACTTTTGTATCTCCCATTCGATAATGCCTGCACAACCAACACCTTCATCATTCCTCATCTCTACTTCCATATATACACctttttcctttcctttcctaCCATGCACcatgcatcatgcatcatgtCTAATGCTCAAGTAATATTCCTGCccttattatatattaaaaaatcggACCAATTAAATGTTaacaagtttataaaaatattctaaatgATATTCAATTGTTTGGCCTGCACTTTCGTCAAAATCCTTTAATCCAATCTCCTCAAACatgtgtaaatatttaaatatattcttcGCTCGATAAAATATTCatgttttatctttattataagGGATAAAAATAAACTACTCCAATTATTAAGTGAATATATTTAAATCGagactaatatatttttattcttaaattaatgtCAACCTTTTGGATGTGGTTAATTAAAGTTCAGTGTACTCTCCTTTCAAAAAGATTAATCAtacagtttaaatattttaacgaATATTTTATGTCATCTCTCATTTTTCTTCCATAAAGCATCGACACCTTACATTATCCTTTTCAAATGCACATATAACCATTTTACTGACCCCATCATATATGATAGACCAAAAGATATTTAGTGTATTACACTcgtttattttagaaaaaaaaaaaaggaaatatcTGCAAAAGTACTCCATATGTTGAAGCATAGTTCtccaaagttttttttttcttttaacctttttaatataatatatacgcaTAAGTATAAACATcttacataatattataaaattcgattaaaaaaaattatatatgattatGTCCAGCCTATATATATTTCCCTGCAACTTAAATTATTTGGATGCGTACAACCCCAAAAAACTCCAAGTAAATAAGTCGTTGCAGGGTGATGACAGGAAATAGGATTAAAGGAAAAAGGCAAAAGATAAACAGAAATATTATCGAGTTCATGAATGGTGTTAAAAAGAACAACGTGCGTGGAAAATCAGTACTAATATAATGGAATGTGGTAGTGTTTATATAGGGCCTACCATGAAGGTGTCTCCAATGTTGACTACAAGGGCATCAAGACGAGGTGGAACCGTCTTCCACTGGTTGTCTGCAAAAACATCAAGTCCCCCAACAAGATCTTGGTGAAGTATGGTTATGGATGTTGGATCACAATGTGGTCCTGTCCCCAATGTAAGGTTCGGTTGCTGGCAAGATGGGTAGTTGTTGCATCTCATGATGGAGCATCCATCTGAGAACAACTCCCTGAAATGCAACCGATCCGCGCCCAAGCTTATGGCCAATAGCTCCGTCAGCTTCAACCCCAACTGCTTCATACCATCACAGTACTTCTGGAATATCACTCTGGGAACGCGACACCACATTTTATAAAGTCTCGAAACAAAGAGatatagaaaagaagaaatgaaaTGTCGTATATATATCTTACCCAGCTTGTTCAAAGTCTTCTCCAATGGTGGACTTGAAGTAGTTGGTTACAACATGTTCGGAGGTGTTGTCATGGTAGGGAAAAGAGAGGGTTTCCTTCCATGGCAATTGGGAGGAGAAGCGATGAGCATGTGCACCGGAGTAGCCCCACATGGAACCTGGTGTCTTGTGAACACTCAACTTCCTGTGAATTGGGAGCTTAAAGAAAGTGTCCATTTGATGATGTGCTTCACGAATGAGGCATGAATCAACCCCATGGTTGATCACTTGGAAGAAGCCATGGTTCGAACACGCTTCCCTTATGAGCTTTGCAGCACATTGTGTGGCCTCTTCGTCCCCTCTCAGAAACCCATCAAGGTCCACCACCGGTGCTTGGAGCTCGCCATTGGCATCCACCAAATACTCCTTTGGCCAAACGAAACTCGTGGGCACGTGGGACACGACACCAACTTCTGGTCGCAACAAACCTGAATCCATCTTTAGCAAAAATATATGATGATGTTCAATCAATTAAGGAAGGATTGAAGGAACTCCAACACAGACAGTGGTGATTATCTAGTTGTGAACTCAGTCTAGGAAAAACAGGGCACGTGTATTGGACAATGCATATGGTGTGTACTTATAGAGCTGAGAGGTGGAATAATCAGGAAGGAACAGGAAAACATTTTGGAATGAAT
Encoded here:
- the LOC114195985 gene encoding gibberellin 20 oxidase 2-like; translated protein: MDSGLLRPEVGVVSHVPTSFVWPKEYLVDANGELQAPVVDLDGFLRGDEEATQCAAKLIREACSNHGFFQVINHGVDSCLIREAHHQMDTFFKLPIHRKLSVHKTPGSMWGYSGAHAHRFSSQLPWKETLSFPYHDNTSEHVVTNYFKSTIGEDFEQAGVIFQKYCDGMKQLGLKLTELLAISLGADRLHFRELFSDGCSIMRCNNYPSCQQPNLTLGTGPHCDPTSITILHQDLVGGLDVFADNQWKTVPPRLDALVVNIGDTFMALSNGRYKSCVHRAVVNKYKERKSLAFFLCPKEDKVLRAPDEVVSMDGTKHYPDFTWSHFLHFTQNHYRADQATLPNFINWFLSSKTTN